AGGGAATCATGCCCTCCGACCAGGCGCAGATCCGCCAGGCCATCGGAGCCGACATCGATTACCGGAACGGTCGGATGGTGACCTCGGCGCTCGCGTCGTCGTTCACGCCTCCGGCCTTTCCGCAGCACGTCACAGCCGCTGAAGGGGTGCGGCTTCGGCGGGCCCCGGCCGCGGGGAGCGAGCCGGACACGTTCGTCGGCTTCACGACATCGATCGATGCGACCGGAATGAGCAGGAAGGGAGACGATGTCGTCGTGGAGTTCACCGAGACCACCATGATGCCGCGGCCGCACCCGCTGCCCGAGTACGGCTATGCCACCCAGCAGGTCGCGACGCTCGTCCAGAAGGACGGCGTCTGGCTTGTGGACAGCATCGCCTTCGCTCCCGGAAGCGGGATGGACGGCGCCACCTGCCAGCCGGGCCGTTGGGCGGGGGACTGCTGACGCATTCGCCCGCGAGTGGAGCGCTCTCCTCCCTAGGGATGATGTCAGCGGCGCAAGGCAGCAGTTCGGTCCTCCGGAGCCCTAGCGTGTTCGCATGAGGTCGTTCATGCACCGCAGCCGATGGCTCTTCGAACCCGCCCTCGCTCTGATCTTCTTCGTGCTCTGGGCGCTGGAGGTCGTCGGCCGGCACCAGATCGGTCCGGGGGCGCTCCGCAGCACAGTGCCGTTCTGGGCTGCCTTGCTCGCACTGTCGATTGCGATCGGGATTTCGCGGCTCCTGCCGATTGTGGCAATGGCGGCGGGGGCAGCCGTGCTCGTCGGCCAGTTGTTCTTTCCCACAGCGATCTTCGATGAGCCGCTCGTGTACCTGGGCTACGCGATCGTCATCCTCGTGGTGGCGTCGGCGGTACATGGCCGGATGCGCGTCGTCGTGCTCGTCTTCGCCGTCGGGGTCGGCGTGTCGATTGCGGGGTTGCTGTCCTGGTGGTTGGGCATCGGTCGCGGCGACCCCAGTGCGCGAGCCATGTTCTTCACGCTGTGCGCGGCTGCCGCGACCGTCGCATGGCTGAGCGGGACGTTGATCGGGGTGTGGGGCCGCAAACGCGCGGACGAACTCGAGTTGGCCCTTGCCACACGCAAGCTGCGTGCCGCGGAATCGGAGTTGTCCGTGGCGGCCGAGCGGGAACGGATCGCGCAGGATGTGCACGACATCATGGCGCATTCGTTGTCGGTGATCCTGGCTCAAGCGGATGGCGCGCGTCTGCTCGCGGACGAGCGGCCGGCGGCCGTGGTCCCGTCCCTGGCCACCATCGCCTCCACTGCACGGTCTTCGCTCACGGAAGTCCGCGTCCTGATCGAGACCCTCCTCGGGACTCCGCACGGACCGACCCATCCGGGGCTGGGAGACCTGGATGAATTGGTGAAGCGGCTCTCGGCGTCCGGCCTGTCGGTGTCGGTCGAGCACTTCGGGGAGATCGGCGAGTTCACCGCCGCGCAACAGCTGGCCATCTACCGGATCGTTCAGGAGGGACTGACGAACACCCTGAAACATGCCGGGCCTGGCGCGTCGGCGCGTCTCGCGCTGGACGGGCGCGACGATGGGATCGCCCTCTCGCTCGCGTCCCGTCCCGCCGACGATCGGAAGCCGGCAGCAGCGGTCAACGAGGCTGGGCGAGGTCTCATCGGGATGCGGGAGCGCGCGCGGCTGGCCGGAGGATGGCTCGACGCCGGACCCGACGACGACGTCCCAGGCGGCTACCTCGTCACGGCCTACATTCCCGCCGTGGAGCTCGAAGGGGTGACCGCGTGATCCGGGTCGCTGTCGCTGACGATCAGCCGTTGTTCTGCGCGGGGCTGCAGATGGTGATCGAGTCACAGCACGACCTCGACTTCGCAGGGACGGCGAACGACGGTCGGCAGGCAATCGAGCTCGCGCGAGCGAAACGGCCGGATGTCATGCTCATGGACATCCGGATGCCGGAAGTGGACGGCATCGCGGCGACGCGCGCGATCCGCAGCATGTCGGACTCCGTTCCGACGCGCATCGTCGTGCTCACGACCTTCGACCGCGATGAGGCGGTCGCTGCTGCGCTCCGGGCGGGCGCCGACGGCTTTCTGCTGAAAGACTCGACGCCCGACTTCATCCTCGCCGCTGTCCGGACGGTGCACGAGGGGCACTCCGTCATCGCGCCCAAGGCGACCAGCGAGCTCTTCCGCGCGCTCGCACGCCGGCGGCCCGAAGCGATTGACCCGTTGACTATGCGGGAGAAGGAAGTGTTCCTCCTGGCCGCACGCGGCCTCAGCAACGGCGAGATCGGCGCCACCGCGTTCATCGCCGAGGCCACCGTGAAAACGCATATCCGAAGCATCCTCGCCAAGCTCGCGTTGACCTCACGCGTCCAGCTAGTGGCGTTCGCGTATGAGAACGGGCTGGTTCGTTGAAGCTCGGGACGGAAGGCAGCGGAGCCACGTGGGCGTGCCCGGACATCCCCTGCGGGGCGATGCGCTGAACGACCTCCGCTCTGCCAAGATCGACCTGAAATGGAGAACGCCGACCCGACCCGCGCCGATCAGATCGCGCCCGCGACCGACACACCCCCGAGAGGCCTGCGCTTGTCCGGGTTCGGCCTCGTCGCGGTGTGGGCCGGGCGCGCACTCGTCATCGCGACGGTCGCGGCCGTCGTCGCGAGTCGGCTGACCCGTCCGACTTGGGCGGCGGAGGGATGGGACTCGAACGGGCAGCCGCGAGACTGGCTGCCCAACCTCGCGTTCGTGCTCGTCCTGGTGACGGGGCTGGTCGGTCAGTGGCTCTGCGGACTCGCGGTGCCTCCCAGCGCGGCGTGGCGGGAGGGCGATGAACTCGTGGCCGCCACGGTCGTCTGGCGTCGCAGGATCCGGGTTCCCGGCGCCCTGGTCGTGCGGTTCAGGGCGCCCGGGAAAGGTGGGACGGTCCACGGGGCGTTCGTGATCGGTCGTGGACTGCGGATGCTTGTGCTGCTCTCGCCCTTCGCAGTGGGTGGTCGATCCCGGATCGAGCGCCTCGTGGGGCAGCGTGCGCCCGATACCCGTGGGCGGGCCGGTGTCGAGTACCTGGTCGGGTTTCTGTGGCTGCTGCTGACCGTTGCCGGTGTGTTCGTGCTCGGCGGACTGGCTGTGTGGTGGATCGGGATGTTCCACTCCTGAGGGATGCCGGCCTGGGCTCAGGGCAGGAAGGGGAGGAACTCGTCGTGGTCCAACTCAACCGTCGTCCGGGGCGTCCGAGCGGTGTATCCGGCGTCCAGCGGCGCGGAGCAGAAGCATGGCCACTGGCCGGAACGTGTCTCGGAGATCACGCCGAGATGGACCTGACGATCAGCGTGATGCCAACGATGACGGATATCACTCCCACGGGAATCATCTTTCCCGGAGTCGACCGTTCGCCGAAGCCGGGGAATAGTTTGCCGACGATGCTCGCCTCGATGTTCTTCTTGTTCCTAGCCGCGAACTCCGAGCGGAACAGCACGAGTGCGAATCCTGTTGCGATACTTCCGCACCCAGCGATGAGCATCACGATCGGTTCTACGTTCACGTGGGTCATTCTGCCGGGGATCGGCGCGTGAACCGAGATAGACGGGCAGAATCGCTTGGGCGAATAGCCTGGTACTCCGTTCACCGCGAAGGAAGACGCCCATGTTCACGCCGTTAGTGGTTCTGGAATTGATTGCGTTCTGGCCGCTGGTCATCGGAATCTTCGCGTTGATCCTCCGGCGTCGACTCGTCGGCGTACTAGAGCGGGCTTCGAAGCGCTCATTCGATGCGGCGCGCTCACGCGCACTGAAGCGTTCGGTCGTGTACGGCGCCCTACTGCTCATCGACATCGGACTTGGTGCGACCGTGTGGAGTTACGCGTCGAGTTCGCGACCGGCGGTCTTCGTCTCCTCGCTCGTCGTCGGTTCGGCGTTGCTTGTCTTGACGGTGACGAACGTCGTTGCGGTCTTCCGTGGGCGAATCCCGATCCGTGACGTTGCGCCCAAGGCTGAAAGCGACTCAAGCGT
This genomic stretch from Leifsonia sp. EB41 harbors:
- a CDS encoding response regulator, coding for MIRVAVADDQPLFCAGLQMVIESQHDLDFAGTANDGRQAIELARAKRPDVMLMDIRMPEVDGIAATRAIRSMSDSVPTRIVVLTTFDRDEAVAAALRAGADGFLLKDSTPDFILAAVRTVHEGHSVIAPKATSELFRALARRRPEAIDPLTMREKEVFLLAARGLSNGEIGATAFIAEATVKTHIRSILAKLALTSRVQLVAFAYENGLVR
- a CDS encoding sensor histidine kinase; this translates as MRSFMHRSRWLFEPALALIFFVLWALEVVGRHQIGPGALRSTVPFWAALLALSIAIGISRLLPIVAMAAGAAVLVGQLFFPTAIFDEPLVYLGYAIVILVVASAVHGRMRVVVLVFAVGVGVSIAGLLSWWLGIGRGDPSARAMFFTLCAAAATVAWLSGTLIGVWGRKRADELELALATRKLRAAESELSVAAERERIAQDVHDIMAHSLSVILAQADGARLLADERPAAVVPSLATIASTARSSLTEVRVLIETLLGTPHGPTHPGLGDLDELVKRLSASGLSVSVEHFGEIGEFTAAQQLAIYRIVQEGLTNTLKHAGPGASARLALDGRDDGIALSLASRPADDRKPAAAVNEAGRGLIGMRERARLAGGWLDAGPDDDVPGGYLVTAYIPAVELEGVTA